A region of Theileria annulata chromosome 2, complete sequence, *** SEQUENCING IN PROGRESS *** DNA encodes the following proteins:
- a CDS encoding Theileria-specific sub-telomeric protein, SVSP family, putative (chr2.cand.533 - signal peptide, telomere P,Q-rich family;~signal peptide, telomere P,Q-rich family;~Signal peptide predicted for TA16045 by SignalP 2.0 HMM (Signal peptide probability 0.931, signal anchor probability 0.049) with cleavage site probability 0.901 between residues 20 and 21) encodes MKCKIYAFLILFIQIGYVYCADNESHTYSEGSDGGDNDENNYQVTENTGQFGQEEEPLAIKEEPEQEEPTQPTYQPITQEPEQIEPLDLSTNTRHTIPQPRPQPPPSYQPPQPPYQPTQPYYQPPPYPYYGPYQPIPYQYYGPYRPQSTPIQPPSQRTQSRPPQPTIHIPGQPPIPQPIQHPQRPPIPQPVPIRQPMPIPQPQYQPYVPYGPQPTPPIPIPYLPIPQYQPPTRYPLPQPYTIPTGESGTSLGKRKVTHIEPSKTQKAESKKRKSDTCGLHIFCKKDDSGNLIPMNYRDYEKTHSDSSRKKYTLMSELEKILCDGETVYVHEPGKPYVSTITKNMRRKEFVLKRDNELIVVNKVDEDWITSVVEIPEIIESFTKDDDGNEVPIPLDKFHIDLSHFKSFKFAFMSDIKCHKIIVKGDLVWEKTEGDEGYPIAIIITTKENVAIFFSKKTAVYKRKYEGYKLSYFAERGRRVRDK; translated from the coding sequence atgAAATGCAAAATATATgcatttttaatattgtttataCAAATTGGATATGTATATTGTGCTGATAATGAATCACATACATATTCTGAAGGTAGTGATGGTGGTGACAAcgatgaaaataattatcagGTAACAGAAAATACTGGACAATTTGGTCAAGAAGAAGAACCACTAGCTATTAAAGAAGAACCAGAACAAGAAGAACCAACACAACCAACTTATCAACCTATTACACAAGAACCAGAACAGATAGAACCTCTTGATTTATCAACAAACACCAGACACACTATTCCACAACCACGACCGCAGCCTCCACCAAGTTATCAACCACCTCAACCACCTTATCAACCTACACAACCATATTATCAACCTCCACCTTATCCATATTATGGACCATATCAGCCAATACCTTATCAATATTATGGACCATATCGACCACAATCTACTCCTATACAACCTCCATCTCAACGTACTCAATCTAGACCACCTCAACCTACAATTCATATTCCAGGTCAACCACCTATTCCACAACCTATACAACATCCACAACGTCCACCTATTCCACAACCTGTACCTATTAGACAACCTATGCCTATACCACAACCTCAGTACCAACCATATGTACCATATGGACCTCAACCAACTCCACCAATACCTATACCATATCTGCCTATACCACAATATCAACCACCTACACGTTATCCACTACCACAACCATATACGATACCAACTGGAGAATCTGGAACTTCTTTGGGAAAACGAAAAGTAACTCATATTGAGCCTAGTAAAACTCAAAAGGCTGAAAGTAAAAAACGAAAAAGTGATACATGTGGTTTAcatattttttgtaaaaaagATGATTCCGGTAATTTAATTCCAATGAATTACCGAGATTACGAAAAGACACATTCCGATTCTTCCAGgaaaaaatatacattaatGTCTGAACttgaaaaaatactttGTGACGGTGAGACAGTTTATGTTCATGAACCTGGAAAACCATACGTATCAACaataacaaaaaatatGCGAAGGAAGgaatttgttttaaaacgtgacaatgaattaattgtaGTCAATAAAGTTGATGAAGACTGGATAACATCTGTAGTTGAAATTCCAGAAATTATTGAAAGTTTCACAAAAGATGATGATGGTAATGAAGTTCCAATACCTTTAGATAAATTTCATATCGATCTCAGTCATTTcaaatcttttaaattcGCATTTATGTCAGATATAAAATGTCATAAGATTATAGTCAAAGGAGATTTAGTTTGGGAAAAAACCGAAGGTGATGAAGGATATCCAATAGCTATTATAATAACTACTAAAGAAAATGTTGCAATCTTTTTCAGTAAAAAAACTGCAGtatataaaagaaaatatGAAGGGTATAAACTTTCATACTTCGCAGAGAGAGGAAGACGTGTTAGAGATAAATGA
- a CDS encoding Theileria-specific sub-telomeric protein, SVSP family, putative (chr2.cand.532 - signal peptide, telomere P,Q-rich family;~signal peptide, telomere P,Q-rich family;~Signal peptide predicted for TA16040 by SignalP 2.0 HMM (Signal peptide probability 0.915, signal anchor probability 0.000) with cleavage site probability 0.699 between residues 20 and 21), which yields MDFVTYIYIIVLLLLQSNECADKTTQEQNQEGQYDPLTLEQYGPELEPQPILYYVPHYQFQPQPDQQHIPVYYGPDTYQPVQYQAQEQHTEPTSIPQPQQPYQPTPPQYYTGYGPPQQYYQHQPQPEQSQPYYPGPQYPVQQQYYQEPQYQPVPQYYPPPQPQEYQLPQQGIGYYGPQYQPQYYPGYQPQPYPQTGYQLQYQQPISQPLPQGPPPHPQPQQPYYTGPPTQPLQTQGPGPTTIQPQPQAVQHPQPSQPSQVTQSRQPIGPQYQPRHTGPLRQPSNLRPGILGPAPGTLRFPPQLQKKPRQQNIRTPTQRPTQRPTQQPTKEPTQRPTKEPPTQQTTEPSGLQPETVPVEIGSDEDEEPLEPPKGPGDGDKPPDKPEEGEDEDDGDEDDDDEEEKKPSKDVKICNTITFMKKNSEGKLVPMSEGDYTVISYSEYNIKYVFNAELEAVLCDEETIFTHLAGRDYCKSVIHKRHHGSFNFRRDDGFVLVKFKNGKWKFRARNNPDYVRLYALDNEGKEVELDEKSYYLKFTSSGSFKYEFLQNVRLTKFIIKDKVVWEKTITDNHPSAVAVTERFNAIIYFDTYTRVYGRRKGKYRFLFTRPNIKYIKK from the coding sequence atgGATTTCGTTACATACATATATATCATTGTATTATTACTACTCCAATCAAATGAGTGTGCTGATAAAACCACTCAAGAACAAAATCAAGAAGGTCAATATGATCCTTTAACATTAGAACAATATGGACCAGAATTGGAACCTCAACCAATATTGTATTATGTACCTCATTACCAATTTCAACCACAACCCGATCAACAACATATACCTGTATATTATGGACCAGATACTTATCAACCTGTACAATATCAAGCTCAAGAACAACACACTGAACCAACTTCAATACCTCAACCTCAACAACCTTATCAACCTACTCCACCACAATATTATACAGGATATGGTCCTCCTCAACAGTATTATCAACATCAACCACAACCAGAACAGTCACAACCATATTATCCTGGACCTCAATATCCTGTACAAcaacaatattatcaagAACCTCAATATCAACCAGTACCACAGTATTATCCTCCACCTCAACCACAAGAATATCAACTACCTCAACAAGGTATAGGTTATTATGGACCTCAATATCAACCACAGTATTATCCAGGATACCAGCCTCAACCATATCCACAGACAGGATATCAACTTCAATATCAACAGCCAATATCTCAACCACTTCCTCAAGGACCTCCACCTCATCCACAGCCTCAACAACCATATTATACTGGACCACCTACTCAACCGCTTCAAACACAGGGTCCAGGACCTACTACTATACAACCTCAACCTCAAGCTGTACAACATCCACAACCAAGTCAACCCAGTCAAGTTACTCAATCTAGGCAACCTATAGGACCACAATATCAACCTAGACATACTGGTCCATTAAGACAACCTTCAAATCTTAGACCCGGTATCTTAGGTCCAGCTCCTGGTACACTTAGATTTCCTCCACAACTACAAAAAAAACCAAGACaacaaaatattagaaCACCAACACAACGACCTACACAACGACCTACTCAACAACCTACTAAAGAACCTACTCAACGACCTACTAAAGAACCTCCAACTCAACAAACTACAGAACCATCTGGGTTACAGCCAGAAACTGTTCCAGTAGAAATTGGatcagatgaagatgaagaacCTCTAGAACCTCCAAAGGGACCTGGAGATGGTGATAAACCACCAGATAAACCTGAAGAAGGAGAGGATGAAGATGATGgagatgaagatgatgatgaCGAAGAAGAGAAAAAACCATCTAAAgatgttaaaatttgtaatacAATAACATTTATGAAAAAGAACAGTGAGGGTAAATTAGTTCCAATGTCTGAGGGTGACTATACTGTGATATCGTATAgtgaatataatataaaatacgTTTTCAATGCAGAACTCGAAGCAGTTTTATGCGACGAAGAGACTATATTTACTCATTTAGCTGGTAGAGATTATTGCAAATCAGTGATTCATAAAAGGCATCATGGTTCATTTAACTTTCGTCGGGATGATGGATTTGTATTAGTGAAGTTTAAGAATGGTAAATGGAAATTTAGAGCAAGAAATAATCCCGATTACGTTAGACTCTATGCATTAGATAATGAGGGTAAAGAGGTTGAACTTGATGAAAAaagttattatttaaaatttacttcTTCCGgttcatttaaatatgaatttttacaaaatgttagattaaccaaatttataattaaagaTAAAGTAGTTTGGGAAAAAACAATTACAGACAATCATCCTTCAGCAGTTGCTGTTACAGAAAGATTTAATgctattatatatttcgACACATACACTAGAGTATATGGCAGAAGAAAAGGAAAGTATAGGTTTTTATTCACTAGAccaaatattaaatacattaaaaaatag
- a CDS encoding Theileria-specific sub-telomeric protein, SVSP family, putative (chr2.cand.531 - signal peptide, telomere P,Q-rich family), with product MNKCVKCIYILIFILIGYSGCSDKSDDLHTGPIASCDSDEDNFDVGQSNEEESTQTPQPQPIPVPSPHPQPQPITQPPPQPYGPYQPPPTHPQPVTYPGYPQYYPGYQPYQPTQPVPQYYPVYDASPSQPPSYQLPLPQPQPPYYPGYYQPYPPYQPYQIPPTEPYQQYQGYLPYQPYHHPTQPYQPEQPTTEESKDKESKKFKKCETIGFLKMNEEGNLVPMTNEDYIESFPNNKTSKYVFKSNLEKLYCNDKIIYTHKIGKDYCTSLTYNNKTNCFIMTTPSGFYLIKYYKGKWETIEKKIHKYIKLYGIDESGMPITIDENFYYTDFLRPNTFKYVFLPGVKITNIDAGTKTIWKKGKKEQFPIGLSFSSFNNIVLHFDEYVKIFRMFDGEYRLHFTKNK from the coding sequence atgaataaatgtgtaaaatgcatatatatattaatattcatattaattGGATATTCTGGATGTTCTGATAAATCAGATGATCTACACACAGGTCCTATAGCCAGCTGTGATAGtgatgaagataattttgatgTAGGACAATCTAATGAAGAGGAATCTACTCAAACACCTCAACCACAGCCTATACCAGTACCATCACCTCATCCACAACCACAACCAATAACACAGCCTCCACCACAACCTTATGGACCATATCAACCTCCACCTACTCATCCACAACCTGTAACTTATCCTGGGTATCCACAATATTATCCAGGATACCAACCATATCAACCTACTCAACCAGTACCACAATATTATCCTGTATATGATGCATCACCTAGTCAACCACCAAGTTATCAACTACCACTACCACAACCACAACCACCATATTATCCAGGATATTATCAACCTTATCCGCCATATCAGCCTTATCAAATACCTCCAACAGAACCATATCAACAGTATCAAGGATATCTTCCATATCAGCCTTATCATCATCCAACACAACCATATCAGCCAGAGCAACCAACTACAGAAGAATCTAAAGATAAagaatctaaaaaattcaaaaaatGTGAAACAATTGGTTTTTTAAAGATGAATGAAGAAGGTAATTTAGTTCCAATGACTAATGAAGACTATATTGAATCATTtcctaataataaaacatcAAAATATGTATTCAAGTCAAACCTTGAAAAATTGTATTGcaatgataaaattatttatacacatAAGATTGGGAAAGATTATTGCACTTCACTGACTTATAACAATAAAactaattgttttattatgaCTACTCCTTCTGgattttatttaatcaaGTATTATAAAGGTAAATGGGAAACCATTGAAAAGAAAAtccataaatatattaaattatacgGAATAGATGAGAGCGGTATGCCGATTACAATagatgaaaatttttattatacagaCTTTTTAAGACCAAACACCTTTAAATATGTATTTTTACCTGGGGTAAAGATAACGAATATTGATGCTGGAACAAAAACAATTTGGAAAAAAGGTAAAAAGGAACAATTTCCTATAGGATTGAGTTTTAGTTCTTTTAACAACATTGTACTTCATTTCGATgaatatgttaaaatatttagaatGTTTGATGGAGAATATCGTCTacattttacaaaaaataagtaa
- a CDS encoding Theileria-specific sub-telomeric protein, SVSP family, putative (chr2.cand.530 -signal peptide, telomere P,Q-rich family;~signal peptide, telomere P,Q-rich family;~Signal peptide predicted for TA16030 by SignalP 2.0 HMM (Signal peptide probability 0.780, signal anchor probability 0.065) with cleavage site probability 0.687 between residues 21 and 22): MNKCVIYTYIIILILIGYSRCSDKPIDQYLDGQLDEDDNFDVTVKELENLLDEEDNYDLIEANIESIIEDDDISPGAVDIETGFQHPPHQTLPPYPGPTHPEPPPQGTGYYQPQQPPIQATPPGQRPPTLVQPVQHPQQQYPGYHPQPTLIQPQQQALHIPIAQPQIHLTAQPLPIRPGYLVEQQSQIPVSIPIRHPQIQPLPIIIPPPQLRIQPTPIHPPQLPIQQQIPIPQTIQVPPVITIEQYGPYRPQSTPVQPQPTQLIVPTPPFQPGYPHILQPPRPHYQQYVRIPIRNSGYEQHIVQPVSQPRFPFSVTRESFRPGYPGPRDFARYPIPPGQQPVRYVPPQQIIEDEQKSKDIKQKSVNPKPVIPELPSTYFYGLDASNNFFIMNKNHFKFIFDNGNKIKVKFLVEVIEIIFRGRCLWKQKPGEEKAISFIFNRKSNILYIYTKKELISFLISGRNWTQKKFDIPQNVTLFKMDETGKEVELSDEEYNIQITRSKLFRFSINIGVKCIKVMRSGLIVWENNSDNICLLNVTIIAYRRTLLFFKKCVHLYVLDGGKWNLKKVRNT; this comes from the coding sequence AtgaataaatgtgtaatatacacatacataataatattaatactaattgGTTATTCTAGATGTTCAGATAAACCTATAGATCAATATCTTGATGGACAACtagatgaagatgataaTTTTGACGTAACAGTAAAAGAACTGGAAAATTTACTCgatgaagaagataattATGATTTAATAGAAGCTAATATAGAATCAATAATTGAAGATGATGATATATCACCAGGTGCTGTTGATATTGAAACAGGATTTCAGCATCCTCCTCATCAGACACTTCCACCATATCCAGGACCTACTCATCCAGAACCACCCCCTCAAGGTACAGGTTATTATCAACCTCAACAACCACCTATACAAGCAACACCACCAGGTCAACGACCTCCTACACTAGTTCAACCTGTACAACATCCACAACAACAATATCCAGGATATCATCCACAACCTACTCTTATACAACCACAACAACAAGCATTACATATACCAATTGCACAACCACAAATTCATTTAACAGCTCAACCATTACCTATTCGACCTGGTTATTTAGTAGAACAACAATCACAAATACCTGTGAGTATACCAATTCGACATCCACAAATTCAACCATTACCTATAATAATTCCTCCGCCACAGTTACGAATACAACCAACTCCAATTCATCCACCACAGTTACCAATACAACAACAAATACCTATACCTCAAACAATACAAGTTCCACCAGTTATAACAATAGAACAATATGGACCATATCGACCACAATCTACTCCTGTACAACCTCAACCTACTCAACTCATTGTACCAACTCCGCCATTTCAACCAGGATATCCACATATACTACAACCACCTCGACCTCACTATCAACAATATGTACGAATACCAATAAGAAATTCTGGTTATGAACAACATATTGTTCAGCCAGTTAGCCAACCGAGGTTTCCATTTTCTGTAACTAGAGAATCGTTTAGACCGGGTTATCCTGGACCTAGAGATTTTGCTAGATATCCAATACCTCCTGGTCAACAACCCGTAAGATATGTACCACCTCAGCAAATTATTGAAGATGAACAAAAATCGAAAgatattaaacaaaaatcTGTTAATCCTAAACCTGTAATTCCAGAATTGCCTTCAACATATTTTTACGGTTTAGACGcttcaaataatttctttataatgaataaaaaccattttaaatttatatttgataatggaaataaaataaaagttAAATTTCTTGTCGAAGtaatagaaataatttttagagGAAGATGTTTGTGGAAGCAAAAACCAGGTGAAGAAAAggcaatttcatttatatttaatagaaaaAGTAATATTCTGTATATTTATACCAAAAAAGAGCTTATCTCTTTTCTAATTTCGGGAAGAAATTGGACCCAAAAGAAATTTGATATTCCACAAAACGTAACACTTTTTAAAATGGATGAAACAGGTAAAGAAGTTGAACTATCAGATGAAGAGTATAATATCCAAATTACAAGAAGTAAATTGTTTAGattttcaataaatattgGAGTAAAATGCATAAAGGTAATGCGTTCGGGTTTGATTGTCTGGGAAAACAATTCCGATAATATTTGCTTATTAAACGTGACAATAATAGCATATAGAAGAACTTTGttattctttaaaaaatgtgttCATTTATATGTATTGGATGGTGGCAAATGGAACTTAAAAAAAGTTAGAAATACATaa
- a CDS encoding Theileria-specific sub-telomeric protein, SVSP family, putative (chr2.cand.529 - signal peptide, telomere P,Q-rich family;~signal peptide, telomere P,Q-rich family;~Signal peptide predicted for TA16025 by SignalP 2.0 HMM (Signal peptide probability 0.935, signal anchor probability 0.000) with cleavage site probability 0.723 between residues 18 and 19) — protein sequence MCKYKCLIILILIRFIQCSDKYPYRAGSKGRGGDKNNPNDQENNLDLIEKELENILTDDEDENNTIVRGIKKILIDDSQSSPHDKQEPYFIDDNTDEDIEYTYSTEQQNITSGITEPISSYQNWSSLPCFLPGRTDPPLPIPVSQFVIQQNHDTYKYPIQTHYNPSIFSITEKHLTKPEQRLEVNHLEKHRFVLRTPNATELPSTHHPYGFIPNSQLINTGPGLLPIPTFGLLSLQPGLLSNPPKKIKKPKYRPTKQTKPSGLNLTVEIQINVTKPTKQPQHSTQQHTQLATEPSGLEPETIPVEVGSDEDEDEEPPEPPKGPTGPGDGDQPEEGEESGDGEDGEEKDDDQTQKIPSIDAIVFYKKDIKGNLVLMGKEDYSVSLSTRNILRYEFFEKLRKIMYLDEVVYEDVGKKRYIKVLTYNKYFKTFTGIRKDGYFIMKKIKKRWIFYTRKIPNFVHFYTKDHQGNDLELTKESYKIELSAMGSVKFIFHPNVKCFKVLTKTQIIWQKEGDDDGDYPTTICVTDRHNILLYFNHSSIVFGKTRGKYKKMHHKNEKGY from the coding sequence atgtgtaaatataaatgtttaataatCCTAATATTAATCAGATTTATTCAGTGTTCAGATAAATATCCATATCGAGCTGGTTCAAAAGGTCGAGGTGgagataaaaataatccTAACGACCAAGAAAACAACCTTGATTTAATAGAGAAGgaattagaaaatattcttactgatgatgaagatgaaaataACACAATAGTAAGAGGTATAAAAAAAATACTCATAGATGATTCTCAATCATCACCACATGATAAACAGGAACCTTATTTCATTGACGATAACACAGACGAAGATATAGAATACACATATAGTACTGAACaacaaaatataacaaGCGGTATCACAGAACCTATTTCATCTTATCAAAATTGGTCTTCACTACCTTGTTTTCTTCCAGGCAGAACAGACCCTCCTTTACCTATACCTGTTAGCCAATTTGTTATACAACAAAATCACGATACTTATAAATACCCTATTCAAACACATTATAATCCGAGCATATTTTCTATAACAGAAAAACACTTGACTAAGCCAGAACAAAGATTAGAAGTTAATCATCTTGAAAAACATAGATTTGTGTTAAGAACACCAAATGCTACTGAATTACCAAGTACTCATCATCCATATGGATTCATACCAAATAGTCAACTTATAAATACTGGACCAGGATTATTACCAATACCTACATTTGGATTATTATCTCTACAACCTGGTTTATTGAGTAATCCTCcaaagaaaataaaaaaacCAAAGTATCGACCTACTAAACAAACTAAACCATCGGGATTAAATCTAACTGTTGAAATACAAATTAACGTAACCAAACCTACAAAACAACCTCAACATAGTACTCAACAGCATACTCAACTAGCTACTGAACCATCTGGATTAGAACCAGAAACTATTCCAGTAGAGGTTGGatcagatgaagatgaagatgaagaacCTCCAGAACCTCCAAAGGGACCTACTGGACCTGGAGATGGAGATCAGCCTGAAGAAGGAGAAGAATCAGGAGATGGAGAGGATGGTGAAGAAAAAGATGATGATCAAACCCAAAAGATTCCATCAATAGATGCAATAGTTTTTTACAAGAAAGATATTAAAGGAAATTTAGTTTTGATGGGTAAAGAAGATTACAGTGTTTCATTGTCTACTAGGAATATATTAAGGTATGAATTTTTTGAGAAACTTAGAAAGATAATGTATCTAGACGAAGTTGTTTATGAAGATGTTGGGAAAAAACGTTATATAAAAGTATTAActtataataaatattttaaaacttttaCTGGTATACGTAAAGATGGatattttataatgaagaaaattaagaaaagaTGGATATTTTATACTCGAAAAATTCCTAATTTTgtacatttttatacaaaaGATCATCAAGGAAATGATTTAGAACTAACCAAAGAAagttataaaattgaacTTAGCGCTATGGGATCagtaaaatttatttttcacCCTAATGTAAAGTGTTTCAAAGTTTTAACTAAAACCCAAATAATTTGGCAAAAAGAAGGTGATGATGATGGTGATTATCCGACAACTATTTGTGTTACAGATCGacataatattttactttATTTCAATCATAGCTCTATAGTATTTGGAAAAACCCGTggtaaatataaaaaaatgcATCATAAGAATGAAAAAGgttattaa
- a CDS encoding uncharacterized protein (chr2.cand.528 - signal peptide;~secreted protein, putative;~Signal peptide predicted for TA16020 by SignalP 2.0 HMM (Signal peptide probability 0.986, signal anchor probability 0.013) with cleavage site probability 0.808 between residues 23 and 24) — protein sequence MKFLSKLLLVYVLIIWSYNLVLGSSSDESSSSDNEEVTVTHSKKINGKVVTQSTTHKTKTKKRKKKEYIRSQKGEYSGSNYGDYSSSSSDGSESSKNDSSDSEEETIVTTKRKVGNRVIVTTTKTVTKVTSIKKKDKKRSRKRRKIRHLRGTDQEESYDELLKPEKTDKSSRDLNLHIRDIIAIEEGGMTTQPQIAITSPKISIDNFGLFPITQPEDKSNQVSGSTNLDDSFYSTIPKTPSPETVDDISDEDKIPDEDKIPDEDKDKDEDDETDDETEREDKELDASINENISEDNEIYNQSFDDENVESENESIQHVDHSNKPDDPEIVKVEMESDIESEGHDENDQDEEIDSE from the coding sequence ATGAAATTTCTCTCTAAGTTACTATTAGTCTATGTTTTGATCATTTGGTCATATAATTTGGTATTAGGTTCCAGTTCCGATGAATCCTCAAGTTCTGATAATGAAGAGGTAACAGTTACTCATTCGAAAAAAATCAATGGTAAAGTAGTAACTCAAAGCACTACCCACAAAACTAAAACTAAAAAGAGGAAGAAGAAAGAATATATAAGATCACAAAAAGGTGAATATTCTGGTTCTAATTATGGTGATTATTCATCAAGTTCTTCAGATGGTTCCGAATCATCAAAGAATGATTCATCAGATTCTGAAGAGGAAACCATTGTGACTACTAAGCGAAAAGTCGGAAACCGTGTTATCGTGACAACTACAAAAACCGTCACCAAAGTTACAAGTATAAAGAAAAAGGATAAAAAAAGATCAAGAAAAAGGAGAAAAATAAGACACTTAAGAGGAACAGATCAAGAAGAGTCTTATGATGAATTGTTAAAACCGGAAAAGACAGATAAATCAAGTCGTGATTTAAATTTGCACATTAGAGATATTATAGCCATTGAAGAAGGCGGTATGACGACTCAACCTCAAATTGCAATAACATCTCCAAAAATAAgtattgataattttggATTATTTCCAATAACACAACCAGAAGATAAATCGAACCAAGTATCTGGTTCAACAAATCTTGATGATTCATTTTATAGCACAATTCCAAAGACTCCTTCACCTGAAACAGTTGATGATATATCTGATGAAGATAAAATACCTGATGAAGATAAAATACCAGATGAAGATAAAGAtaaagatgaagatgacGAAACGGATGATGAAACTGAAAGAGAAGATAAAGAACTTGATGCTAGcataaatgaaaatatttcagaggataatgaaatttataatcaatcatttgatgatgaaaatgtAGAAAGTGAAAATGAATCGATTCAACATGTCGATCATTCTAATAAGCCAGATGACCCTGAAATAGTCAAAGTAGAAATGGAATCAGATATAGAATCAGAAGGAcatgatgaaaatgatcaagatgaagaaattgattcggaataa